In Bradyrhizobium lablabi, one DNA window encodes the following:
- the yacG gene encoding DNA gyrase inhibitor YacG, with translation MPAKPPKGAGPGKAAAKGAAKGAARRSAKKCPICGKPANEVSKPFCSERCRDVDLNRWLSGSYSIPSREDEDDDGE, from the coding sequence ATGCCAGCTAAGCCACCAAAGGGCGCCGGCCCGGGCAAGGCGGCGGCCAAGGGGGCCGCCAAAGGAGCGGCCAGGCGATCGGCCAAGAAGTGCCCGATCTGCGGCAAGCCGGCCAACGAGGTTTCGAAGCCATTTTGTTCCGAGCGCTGCCGCGATGTCGATCTGAACCGCTGGCTGTCGGGGTCGTACTCCATCCCGAGCCGTGAGGACGAGGACGACGACGGCGAA